GGTCTGCGCGGGTCTCCTCGAGGAGGACGACCCCGTGACCTGCATCCGAAAGGAGGCCGAAGAGGAACTCGGCTACCGGCTGGATCGCGTCTCGCTGGCATTCTCCCCCTACATGAGCCCGGGCAGCGTCAGCGAAAGGCTGTGGTGCTTCACGGCGCGCTATTCACCCGCCGACCGCATATCGGCAGGTGGCGGCGCGGCGAGCGAAGGCGAGGACATCGAGGTCGTGGAACTGTCGCTGCGCGACGCCTTCGCCGCGGTCTCGGACGGCCGGATCATCGATGCCAAGACCATCATGCTGATCCAGCATCTCATGCTCTCCATCGCCGCCGACGGGCTGCCGACGGCATGAGCGCGACTTTCGCAGCCGAGATCGCCGTCATCGTGATCTGCCTGGCCGG
The nucleotide sequence above comes from Aquibium microcysteis. Encoded proteins:
- a CDS encoding NUDIX domain-containing protein: MNDSVRLVGEELLSDNWGVLTKHVFDYRRRDGAWERQTREVYDRGHGAAILPHDPARGTVLLVRQFRLPAFLTGHTHPLLEVCAGLLEEDDPVTCIRKEAEEELGYRLDRVSLAFSPYMSPGSVSERLWCFTARYSPADRISAGGGAASEGEDIEVVELSLRDAFAAVSDGRIIDAKTIMLIQHLMLSIAADGLPTA